AGCAAATAACTGTTATACCGAAATCGATATTAAGATTTTTCGCCAATATATTGCCCCTGCACTGGGGATAACCCATAGATTCGTCGGCTCAGAGCCATTTTGCCAAGTCACCAACCAATATAACCAAGATATGCGCTATTGGCTTGAAACAGATGCGATGAATTTTCCTCCTATAGAACTCGTTGAATTCCCGCGAACAGTCATCAACGGAACGGCGGTTTCCGCCTCACAAGTGAGAAGACTGCTCGCTAAAAAAGATCTTGCGGCTATTAAGGCGATTGTGCCTGATGCGACATATCAATATTTACAAGAGATGCTCGCCAATCAAGCAACATCAACGACAAACCGCATCGAAAGCTCTGAATTAGCTATAGGTGAAATATGAAGATTAAACACGCAGCCGTTGCTGGCACACTTGAATCAAGTGATGTCATGGTTCGAATAGAACCGCTAGAAGATACCCAAGAAATTTCCGTGCAAATAACCAGCAGTGTTGAAAAGCAATTTGGTGATGCTATCGCCAGTATCGTGCAAGAAATGATAACTCAACATGATATTCAAGGTGCTCAAATCATCGTAGATGATAAAGGTGCTTTGGAGTGTGTGCTCAGAGCGCGTTTGG
The window above is part of the Providencia sp. R33 genome. Proteins encoded here:
- the citD gene encoding citrate lyase acyl carrier protein, which gives rise to MKIKHAAVAGTLESSDVMVRIEPLEDTQEISVQITSSVEKQFGDAIASIVQEMITQHDIQGAQIIVDDKGALECVLRARLEALLARACDIDYLPWENK